The Pan troglodytes isolate AG18354 chromosome 1, NHGRI_mPanTro3-v2.0_pri, whole genome shotgun sequence genome includes a region encoding these proteins:
- the FASLG gene encoding tumor necrosis factor ligand superfamily member 6 produces the protein MQQPFNYPYPQIYWVDSSASSPWAPPGTVLPCPTSVPRRPGQRRPPPPPPPPPLPPPPPPPLPPLPLPPLKKRGNHSTGLCLLVMFFMVLVALVGLGLGMFQLFHLQKELAELRESTSQMHTASSLEKQIGHPSPPPEKKELRKVAHLTGKPNSRSMPLEWEDTYGIVLLSGVKYKKGGLVINETGLYFVYSKVYFRGQSCNNLPLSHKVYMRNSKYPQDLVMMEGKMMSYCTTGQMWARSSYLGAVFNLTSADHLYVNVSELSLVNFEESQTFFGLYKL, from the exons ATGCAGCAGCCCTTCAATTACCCATATCCCCAGATCTACTGGGTGGACAGCAGTGCCAGCTCTCCCTGGGCCCCTCCAGGCACAGTTCTTCCCTGTCCAACCTCTGTGCCCAGAAGGCCTGGTCAAAGgaggccaccaccaccaccgccaccgcCACCACTACCACCTCCACCGCCGCCACCACTGCCTCCACTACCGCTGCCACCCCTGAAGAAGAGAGGGAACCACAGCACAGGCCTGTGTCTCCTTGTGATGTTTTTCATGGTTCTGGTTGCCTTGGTAGGATTGGGCCTGGGGATGTTTCAGCTCTTCCACCTACAGAAGGAGCTGGCAGAACTCCGAGAG TCTACCAGCCAGATGCACACAGCATCATCTTTGGAGAAGCAAATAG GCCACCCCAGTCCACCCCCTGAAAAAAAGGAGCTGAGGAAAGTGGCCCATTTAACAG GCAAGCCCAACTCAAGGTCCATGCCTCTGGAATGGGAAGACACCTATGGAATTGTCCTGCTTTCTGGAGTGAAGTATAAGAAGGGTGGCCTTGTGATCAATGAAACTGGGCTGTACTTTGTATATTCCAAAGTATACTTCCGGGGTCAATCTTGCAACAACCTGCCCCTGAGCCACAAGGTCTACATGAGGAACTCTAAGTATCCCCAGGATCTGGTGATGATGGAGGGGAAGATGATGAGCTACTGCACTACTGGGCAGATGTGGGCCCGCAGCAGCTACCTGGGGGCAGTGTTCAATCTTACCAGTGCTGATCATTTATATGTCAACGTATCTGAGCTCTCTCTGGTCAATTTTGAGGAATCTCAGACGTTTTTCGGCTTATATAAGCTCTAA